The genomic window TGTGGTTCTATAGTAGAACCAAAAGCAATTTCTGTTGTTATCAGAGAGGTTATCGATTCCGTTGAACCTAACTGGATTTCGGACGTATATTGTATTACGATGTCTCACTATGGTATCTCTCACGGGACCTTATTAGTCATTCCAGATCCTTCACTTATGCCTGCAACATGTGATGATGCGGCATACAATGGTAGCTACGACATGACTTTCAAAATTCTAACTGCTCCATGGAGATATAATAGTCAAGAAAGTGTGCATTAATGTTTATTCTTTGGCAACAGCTAAGTAACGGCACTCTCTAATGGAAAATATACCAATCAAGTTCATATATGGTAGTTCTCAGTAAGAGATCACATTTTTTCCAGATTTATATTATGAACTTAATCATCGGAAATTTATACAATTGCTGCAGTTGTGTTACACTTATACCAAAGCTACCACGTTTGGTATTTATATCTATTCCAAAAAGCATTTAAGTAAatggtttcttcatccaattctgCCATTTTGACTCACTTACTCATATTTTTCTACTATAATTTGTATCTTAAACAGAGGAAACCAAGGAAATCCTCAGTAAACACGTACTTATATGTTGTTCGactcaaactcaaaaaaTGATGGCATCAACTGACAATGAGGCACAAACTTCGAACAATTTATTCATGTGTTGTGATTGCGAGCTGAATGACATTTATCAAGACGACGAGGATATTATATCCAAAGTATCTTTCCCAAAAAGCCATTTTAACATCACTaattatatttttcaattaCTTCATTCATCACAGGCCTACATTCCTTTAATAGCATATGTAATCCAATAAAAATCTTCAGTATTAAAATTTGCTTATTTTAAGGTGTTGGAATTTGCATTGATATACTACAGCTGGTATGGTCTCGCTTCAAGTTCTATAAAGTAACCTATTAATCGTTTGCTTCAATTTTAGATAAATTAATAAGTTGCCgtttttttggattttcttGGAATCTAAGCTGTTTTTTCGGTTCAACCATTATTAAATATGATAAGATAAGATATCAGATATATGACTTGATCAGATTCGGAGTTGCCGATATATAAAAGACATTTGAGTACTAATCGTATATTCAAATTGTGAAATGTGTTTTAAGGTATGAATTGAATCTTTGTTGTACTCATCGAATGATATAATTATTAAGATTAGCAAAACTATCAAAGGCGTAAAGGCCGTCCATACGATAATGACTATGAAATTATTTGATACGTTGATTAAAAATGGAATCATAGTTACTGCAAGTGATGTTTATCCGGCTGATATCGCTATCAAAGACGGTAGGATTATACAAATTGGAGAACGTATTAGTGTTGACTCAGCTCGAGACGTGATTGATGCTGAAGGTGCGTTCATCACCCCAGGAGGAATCGACGCACATGTCCATGTTGATGAACCATTGAAGTTGTTAGGTCCTGTCGTGGATACGATGGAAGATGCTACAAAAACTGCTGTCACTGGTGGTACTACAACAATCATTGCTTTTGCAACTCAGAATAAAGAATACGTTGGAGAAGATGCCCTATCAAAATCAGTAAAGGCAGATGTGGATTTGTATGCTACACAAAACCTTTATTGTGATTATGCATTGCATCTGATTCTATTTTCAGTTACGAAACCTTCCATTAAAGGCTCTTCCAACTTGGATAAACAATTGTCCAAAGTATATGATGACTTTGGGGTCAGTTCTGTGAAGGTTTTCATGACATATCCAGGTTTACAAATCAGCGATTATGATATTTTAACAGTAATGTCtgcaacaagaaaaaatgggTTCACCACCATGGTTCACGCTGAAAATGGTGATATGGTAAAATGGATGATTGAAAATCTAGAAGATCAAGGACTTACCGAACCCTATTATCATGGCATCTCTAGACCCACCATTGTTGAAGGAGAGGCAACTAACAGGGCTATTGTGCTAGCGCAATCTTTAGATACCCCCGTCTTGTTTGTTCATGTTTCTTCACCAGAGGCAATTGATACTATTAGAGCTGCACAAACAAAGGGTTTGAAAGTATATGCTGAAACTTGTCCTCAATATGCATTACTTTCTGATTCTGACACCAAATGTCATCATGGAACAGGTCATAGCGAATCTTCAGATCCTTTTATTGGAGCTAAAAATATTTGTTCACCGCCACTTCGTCCTGAGCAATGTCAGCAAGCTGTATGGAACGGTATAAATAATGGAACTTTTACTCTCATTGGATCTGATCATTGTGCTTATAACTACTACGATAAAACAAGCGGAAAAATTGACGCGTTcaaaaatgacaaaaacGGAGAGTTCAGATATATTCCAAACGGTATTCCTGGTGTATGCACGAGAATGCCACTCATGTTTCATAGTGTTTTGACGGGAATGATCAGTGACATGATGACGTTTGTGAAACTTCAATGTACAAATCCTGCTAAATTGTATGGCTTGTACCCAAAGAAGGGATCAATTCTGCCAGGAGTAAGTGATGCAGATTTAGTTATCTGGTATCCAAATTCGGCCGAACCTAAGTCTTATCAAAAGCGTCCATTAACTATTAGTAATGACATCCTCAATCAAAAGTGTGACTATACTCCTTATGAAGGGCTTCAAATAGACAACTGGCCAAGATACACTTTAGTAAAGGGTAAAGTTGTTTACAGAGAGGGAGAGATTGTATCGGACTCAGGTATCGGCTCTTACGTTAAAAGATCCAAAAGCTCCATGTGTTCGCCAAGAAATAAATGGTTAACAGAATGGAAACCGAAATATGTCAATCAGTGACGAATACGATTACATATTCGTGTAtaagttcttcaacttgtCTCCAACATTATAAATGATGGTACACATACAGAGAATATGATAGTGTGGACGACTACAAGACCTTGGACATTGAATATTTCATAGAATAAGATACTAAATTTGGAACGCAAAAATCACTAAGTAATAATAACCTAAGAAGATGTACATTTATGATTCAAGCCTGGGCAAGTAAATTCACTGGTGACCTTGGAGATGTGGTTTATTCTGGGTAGGAACTCTTCGTTGACAACAAGtgttaaaaaaacaagatgAGGCACctagaaagaaagaactaaCATCTTATATagatcaaatatttggCTTCGAAACTTTTTTAAATGAGTTTTTTGGCATGAATTCAATTGCATGCCGGGTCTAAAGTCTTTGATAAATCTTTAAGTTTCAGAATCTATGTCATACTAAGAGGATATAAATATGACATGGAACTTGTCCATTCATATAGGTAAAAAACTGATAATTATACCCTATTCCTCTTTAGCTAAAACCAAGACTTCAAGTCCCACTTTTGGACACTTAACCTCTGGAATATTAtcaaaagttgaaaaatcAGTAAAATCAATTGTACTTGTGTGTCATTTCATTGTGGCcaactttattttataatCCAACGGCTTCCTTACTTATATGCAATAAAATGAGAGGTGAATAACttttaaattcaaaaaaacaatgaatATCCGAAGTTGCATGTACCCACCCAAACACGGTAATGGTAAAAGGAAGAGTTGACGCATCATTCCACATGAAGcaaaatatattaatttATCGTTTCAGACAGAACAAACTGATAAGGACATTCTTATTTTACTAGAGAAtttaaaacaatatatGTAACTTAAACTGATATTCACTGACATTTTCTCTACTAACATCGGTATTATAGTTATGATGAATGTTCAGACCAACAGCATTCAATTCGAGCATAAAAAAACTATACTTACTATCCTTATAACTTTTAAAAATTTTGGTTTCAATTTATTGATTAAAAGCGTTTCGGTATTAACCGATCTCAAAATGTACTTCATTTTACACTTTCAGCTATTCTGGACTCATACTCTTCTTTAGATTCGTTTTCATGCCATCTGAGATTATAAGCTGTATGGGTAGGGTCCAAAAATTTTGACCCAAACAACTGCTCCCGGAATGTCAAATGTCCGTTCGGGCTAGTTGGATAGTCTTGTTGAATTAATCCACGTTTCCTTAAAACCGGGAGTAATTCATTtatgatttcttcaaagcttGTTGGTATTGAGGTTGCAGTGAAGTTAAAACCATCAATATCAGAATGAGTTACCCAATCTTCGATTGCATCTGCGACCTCTTCAGCTGTACCTACAAATATTACACCACTTCCAGACACTTTAATCTTATCAATTATTGCACGTTTGGTCCACTTTTTGACTGAGGGGTCAGCGTCTTTAAACTTCTTAATGTTAGAGGCTATAGCATGATGTTCTTTAGAATCGAGGACATCGTCCTCTCCATAAACGCTCAAATCTACACCGGTCCAACCAGAAAACATAGCGGCTGCAGCGTCGTCATTGTCGGCaagtttctttttttcctcatACTTTTCCCAAGCTTCTTCGTGTGTTTTACCTATAATCACCGTTGCTAAGCAAAGGAACTTAATCTTACTGACATCACGATTGAATTTGGTTTTTGCTATCGTCTTAACATCTTCTACGGCAGCTTTCAAAGCTTCCTTAGTCAAATGAGAGAAGAAAATTACCTCAGCATTTCTTGCAGCAAGTTCCTTACCCTTTGGAGAAGCACCTGCTTGAATGATCACCGGTAGCTTTTGCTGACTTGGTTGGGTGAAAGAAGGACCCGGCACTGTGAAGTGTTTTCCTTTATGATTGATATGTCTCAAACCTTTGGGATCAGTAAAAACTCCTAactgtttgttctttaaCACAGCACCATCTCTCCATGAACTTAAAAATAGCTTGTACACGACGTCAACAAACTCTTCTGCCCTTTCATATCTTTCTGAATTTGAAGGCAAATCAGCACCAAGTAAGTTTCTTGAGGCACTTTGTAAATATGAAGTCACGATGTTCCATCCAACACGCCCATTCGTAATTAAATCAAGGGTACCTAATCTTCTCGCAAGGTGATAAGGTTGTTCGCTTATAGTTGAAATCGTTAACCCAAAAGCTAAATTTTTTGTTACTGACGCCATTAATGGTATAAAATAACTTGGATCAGATACAGGAAATTGAGATCCAGCAATAGCCACTGGTTCTAAATTTCCAGGGCCTTTAAAGACATCATATGGTCCTAGGACATCAGCAAAGAAAACGGCATTAAATTTCCCTTTTTCTAGCAATTTTGCAAGATCTGTCCAGTAGCTGGGGTCCTCGAATAGATCTGAAGACTTGTCATCTTCGTTCCTCCAGGAATTGATAGTTTGATTACCAGCGGAACCCATCAAAAAGGCATTAATAATTAAAGTCTTTTTTGGAGTGTCGTGAtatttttgtcttttaGATAATGGCTCTTGTAAATGAGAAGCCCCTTCATCGATTATATTACTCTCAGTCATAATATTACTGATGTATAGTGGGTTTAATTGGCCTACTGAATGCCCAATTAAAGGTATATAGGTCagatttttgtttctgaatTATTTACCTTGATTCTGCTTTGGCTTTCGATTAAACTTATGTGActcttttatatatattaatttaTGCATCTTCAATAGCTTTGCTTATATTTCCATCCCGTCTTTTACCAGTGACCGTTTTTGACTTTGGTTAATGTGGCTGTCAAAATCATTTGTTGTAGTGAAAAGACAAATTTAAGGTAAACATCAAATTAAGTAGCGCCATTAAGATTCTGAGAAAATCAAGAAGCACgccttgtttttttttttgaatcttaGATGCGATAATGATATATGATATGGTCCCAGCATCTCATTTCTATTTTTATATTAATAAATCAAATGGATGCCATGACAGTTTAGCAAATGTGTATTTTGATCAAAGTTACTTAAAGTCGGAATTACTGTTACTTAAAAGGCATATTCTGCAAGATGAGGTTCGTCAGTTGAATTTTAAGGTTAGTATAAATAGAAATGACCCAGTATAGTCTCGGTATCTAGTCAATTGGTATAGGTTTTGTGTTTGAGTATTCTCGAAGAAATTTGTCCGCATTAGGATTCAAGAGAGGGGACATCCAAGGAATTCTGCCAATACTTTCCATTCAAAGTAGTTCAAGAATGCTGCTCTGGAAGTATTTTCTGAGCTGTTTGGCGAAACGATACTTTTTTTGTACGGCAAAACTTGTTTTTGAGAATATACTGACTCTGAAGATCCCAGTTTAGTACCATCTGCGGAGAAAGCTTCGACCAAGATACCATCGTCgatttttttctttgcgGTAAAGGTTGTTTCAAATCCTGTTCTGTGTGTGGACCCTAATAGAATTCTGcttccatcttcttctacagTGAAAAATTTCCAAGTTTTGGTTCTTGTGTCACCATTCCATGAAACATATATCTTAGTTTCATCATCGTTGGTATATTCAGAAAACACAGCAATGTCTTCGTGAGGAACACCGGTCCAATTAAACTTGAAAGCGCGGTAATTTTCAACCTTCTCACCGAGATGACCGGAGTCAAAGTAGGCATGAAATATTGgggtttcttctttgttgaattcTGTAACAGCCCCTGATGAACCCCAATTGACAATCGCGTTACCATTTGGAAGGATTTGAATTGATCCTTGAGATTTTGATAATAGATTGTCCGGCGGCAAATAATACTTCAATAGGTAAGCGTTTCCTTTCTTAAAATCAACTTCTATAACCTTTCCTGAAGAAGTTGGTGAGTAACTTACCACATTCCCTACCCCATTTTCCGTTCCTTGTGCCGAGTTATcatagaaagaaataatcTCTTTGCTACCGTCCTGTTCGATCCATCTAGCGTGGTGCTGGAAAGAGAAATTGAAGTTAGAAtcaaaagatgatgatgtgATATTTGGTAGCCCGCCCAATTTCCAGATTATTTCTCCGGAAGACCCGTCAATCTTGTACAATGAAGCTGCATTTCTAGCAGAGAGCAAGTAATTTCCGTCCTCATCTTTATCAACCGAATTGATGTGGAAATAGTCCCATGCATCACTAGAATTAAAACCAGCGCCCGCTTGCCCTTCAGTTACGGACAAGACGGAATCATTCGGCGAGACATGTTCCAGTGAACTCCACTCATACAAAACCTCGCCAGTTTCGATGTCCAACTCCTGGAAAATGGAGTCAACGATCCATTGTTGCTCTGGAGTAGCATTGTAAGGAGTTAGATCTGCAGGAACTGGTTGGTATATTTGAATCAAGGCAGTCTTTTCATTTATAATATGGAACTCATGTTTATCAGAAACTTTATGCTTGCCTGCTCTTAACTCTTTAATAGTTTCGTAgtttttgttcaacaacgtAATATGTCCATGTCCATGGCCATAATAAGGATTGTGCAACCCTTCaaatgaaaagagaatGTCTTCACCTTTATATCTTGCTTTTTGGAAATTAGTAGCCCAAATTGAATAATAACCAAACCCAGACCAAACTAATTCACCTTTGTcagtaaatatatatggaCCCTCTTGTCTCGGACCATGATGATTTCTGTCTGCGAACCCAGAAAATGGTGCAGCAAATATGTACCCTGGAGATGTTTCCTCTGTTGCAGGAATAGTGATGTTTAATATTGGAGCTGATAAGTCAGGTCTTGATCTAAACTGCCAGTCAGCAActgttgttgaaacaaTTGCTGACAGAGAGAAAACGGTAGATATaaatttcatcttttgttcctctattttttgaaatagaTCTGCAGGTTATTGAACTGCCAATactttcttccaaagataTCAAACAAAGTTGTACTATATTGCATAACAACAATCTCAGTCAGTTTTTAATCTCGGTACTAATTCGTATCAATTTATATTTCAATGAACTCACATAGCTCATACAGAAATGGTTGTGTTTTCACCTGTTGACTAGTCAACTTTATTAAGGAACACAGGTTCTAATATAAAAGACACTAGGAAACTTTCTCCGTTGAAGTTACAACGGTCGGAGAACCCCGAATATAATATTAGCAAAGTTATGAAATATACGTTAAAACTTAAAATACGAACCACAATGACTTTTTCACTCCAGCTTTAATTTATGGTACACTTTGTCTCAAAATCAATTCGATAATCAAACTAAGAAGGTTCGATTGTCTTTATTTTCTTAAAGTCTTGAGAACCATTAAGTATACATTTTACTAGCTTCGAGAGGTTAAGttcaaaaaatttgacCCTGGTAATACTATGGAACAATTGTCTCAAATGTGTGGTTTACTTGCTAAAAAAGGTGGTTTACTAATGTCTGAATTGTTATTACGTAGGCGAGGTGAGACTTTTACAAAGATGTTTTAATCTTTGCTTGTCATTTAGGTAAATCTAGTCAGTAATACATACTCGTGCCTTTCCTGTTCTAGAGTAAGGGCCTATAGAAGTGGGTTAAGGAATCTATCCCATATCAATAAAATTCCAGTAGTCCGAAATATTCTCAACTAGTTAAAGTTTATTTCCACCCAAAATTCAAGAGTCTAGACGGGCAACATGGAAGAGATTATACTAAATCGATCAGTAGAGAGAAGCGATATTCTTTTCGAAATAGAAGCCGTGCCCTCAGTGTTCAGTGTCGGAGCATGGTAAATGACGaatccaaaaacaaaagtaCCTATTTTAAAAGAGTTCCATTATgattcaacaagaaaaaataaactgGAATGAAAGCTAAATGTCCCGTAACGTATAACAAGTTTTCGAATAACAAAGAGGGTTAAATTGAAATTATATACAGTCCCAAATGCTCTTCCAGGGACAAATCCCCTACTAAGAGTTAACTGTTTTCTATGTGCTCAAAATGGAATTTTTGGGTTCGGCAGAGATGATTCCACCAACGCATTGACGTAAACAATGTGTAAGTGGGTTCAAACAAGAATTTATACGGAAGACTCAAGACAACTTGCATAATAATTCATTCTTCTGAATTGTGTTAGTACGCCTCAAACTACTAAAGCGGGTTTGTTTCATTAACTAATTTGAAATTATTTGCTGCAGGATGACTTTTTGTTAATTTTCCGAGACACACTCCGATTTTGACCTTTATCTATTTCTCGGAAGAACTACTGTAGCGCTTAAAAAAGTTCAACGACAATaaagtctttgaaagagttttGAACCCTAGTCGGAAAAAGTCTTTGAATTGACTAATTTATTGGGGAAATTGAAGCCCTGTACTTTTGTGTGAGGATGCCGTTATGCTTATTTTTCTGCTTTCATGCTGTATTCATGTAAATGGAAGTAAATTCCTATGAATGGTAGTAGATAGtaagagaagaaattcaaatGCCGGACAAATACGTTAAACAATACCATTAAGCCACCAAGTTCTTGGCCTAACATTCAAGTGTGGGTTTTGAACtcattgtttttgaattttggAACGTTTGCCAGTAATCATATAAAAGCAGGCTAGCAATCCCATATTAATCCGTCATTTGATTCAAGATACGGTTGCATCATCTTTTTATCATCAGTTCAGAGATATCATCACTAAGTAACTCAAAAATGCTGGATAAGAATAGCAATCTATACAGAGTATACAGAAGTACATTGACCCAAGCTTTTATAATTGGCTTTCTGTCTTTCACCCAACCTGGAGTATGGTCAGCTATTTCCGGATTAGGGGCTGGGGGATTGCAAACGGTGAAGACAGCCAATACTTCATCGGCAATTTTGTTTGCTGTGATGTTTGTGTTCTCACCTATCTTCGGTATTTTAATTAATAAGATTGGTGTTAGACCAGTTATCTCAATAGGTACTATAGGCTATGTCTTTTGGTCGGCTGGGTTGTATAAGAATTCCAAAGATGGTTCACAGGCTTTAGTCCTTGCTGGGGCTGCTATTTGTGGTGtatctgctgctgcattTTGGACCGGCGAAGCTAGTGTTGCTATCCTCTACCCTGAGCAAAATCAACGAGGATTATTCATAGGCATTTGGCAAGTGATTAATAAGATTGGTGGCCTTATTGCTGGTGCTGTAACGCTTTCATTAAATATAAAAGGTAATAAAAGTGGTTCTGTTGGTTTGAATACCTACGTTGGGTTGATGGTAATTCAATGCTTAGGTTTCCCtgtctcttttttgttgtCTCCACCGGAAAAGGTGATCAGAAAAAATGGCACCGTTCTTAAACCATCGATCACTAATAAGACAGTAAaggaagaaattaaaaatcTTTTCAGAGTTCTTCGCAGAAAGGAGATTATAGGCCTTACACCGATCTTCCTTTCTGTTGTATGGTTTAATACATGGCAATCTAATTATATCACCCACCATTTCACCGTGAGAGTTCGGGCATTGAATTCATTACTTACCGCCTTGATTCCAGGTATGACTGACGTTGTAGCAGGATTACTTCTGGATACCAAATTTTTCAGACGGTCTTTGAAAGTCAAAATTTCATGGATAGTTACAGTATCTTTGATGACAGCATTTTTcatatattcaataataatacaacaTCAGTTTGACACTAACCCTGAAGAAGGTATCGATTGGACTGGCAATGCTAGGTTTTCCAGATCTTTTATTCCCTTCCagcttttcaaaatatcgGGAGAATTGTTTTTCAATTGGATTTATTGGGTAGTTGGAACTTACCAGTTCTCCTCAGAAGAGATTCCCCATGTTTCGGCAATCATAAGATCATTTGAATCATTAGGTCAGACGTTTGCTTTCGTTGTAGGGACAACcaatgataatgat from Kluyveromyces marxianus DMKU3-1042 DNA, complete genome, chromosome 6 includes these protein-coding regions:
- the yxeK gene encoding putative monooxygenase yxeK; amino-acid sequence: MTESNIIDEGASHLQEPLSKRQKYHDTPKKTLIINAFLMGSAGNQTINSWRNEDDKSSDLFEDPSYWTDLAKLLEKGKFNAVFFADVLGPYDVFKGPGNLEPVAIAGSQFPVSDPSYFIPLMASVTKNLAFGLTISTISEQPYHLARRLGTLDLITNGRVGWNIVTSYLQSASRNLLGADLPSNSERYERAEEFVDVVYKLFLSSWRDGAVLKNKQLGVFTDPKGLRHINHKGKHFTVPGPSFTQPSQQKLPVIIQAGASPKGKELAARNAEVIFFSHLTKEALKAAVEDVKTIAKTKFNRDVSKIKFLCLATVIIGKTHEEAWEKYEEKKKLADNDDAAAAMFSGWTGVDLSVYGEDDVLDSKEHHAIASNIKKFKDADPSVKKWTKRAIIDKIKVSGSGVIFVGTAEEVADAIEDWVTHSDIDGFNFTATSIPTSFEEIINELLPVLRKRGLIQQDYPTSPNGHLTFREQLFGSKFLDPTHTAYNLRWHENESKEEYESRIAESVK
- a CDS encoding arylsulfotransferase family protein; its protein translation is MKFISTVFSLSAIVSTTVADWQFRSRPDLSAPILNITIPATEETSPGYIFAAPFSGFADRNHHGPRQEGPYIFTDKGELVWSGFGYYSIWATNFQKARYKGEDILFSFEGLHNPYYGHGHGHITLLNKNYETIKELRAGKHKVSDKHEFHIINEKTALIQIYQPVPADLTPYNATPEQQWIVDSIFQELDIETGEVLYEWSSLEHVSPNDSVLSVTEGQAGAGFNSSDAWDYFHINSVDKDEDGNYLLSARNAASLYKIDGSSGEIIWKLGGLPNITSSSFDSNFNFSFQHHARWIEQDGSKEIISFYDNSAQGTENGVGNVVSYSPTSSGKVIEVDFKKGNAYLLKYYLPPDNLLSKSQGSIQILPNGNAIVNWGSSGAVTEFNKEETPIFHAYFDSGHLGEKVENYRAFKFNWTGVPHEDIAVFSEYTNDDETKIYVSWNGDTRTKTWKFFTVEEDGSRILLGSTHRTGFETTFTAKKKIDDGILVEAFSADGTKLGSSESVYSQKQVLPYKKSIVSPNSSENTSRAAFLNYFEWKVLAEFLGCPLS
- the PYD2 gene encoding hydantoinase/dihydropyrimidinase family protein, yielding MTMKLFDTLIKNGIIVTASDVYPADIAIKDGRIIQIGERISVDSARDVIDAEGAFITPGGIDAHVHVDEPLKLLGPVVDTMEDATKTAVTGGTTTIIAFATQNKEYVGEDALSKSVKADVDLYATQNLYCDYALHLILFSVTKPSIKGSSNLDKQLSKVYDDFGVSSVKVFMTYPGLQISDYDILTVMSATRKNGFTTMVHAENGDMVKWMIENLEDQGLTEPYYHGISRPTIVEGEATNRAIVLAQSLDTPVLFVHVSSPEAIDTIRAAQTKGLKVYAETCPQYALLSDSDTKCHHGTGHSESSDPFIGAKNICSPPLRPEQCQQAVWNGINNGTFTLIGSDHCAYNYYDKTSGKIDAFKNDKNGEFRYIPNGIPGVCTRMPLMFHSVLTGMISDMMTFVKLQCTNPAKLYGLYPKKGSILPGVSDADLVIWYPNSAEPKSYQKRPLTISNDILNQKCDYTPYEGLQIDNWPRYTLVKGKVVYREGEIVSDSGIGSYVKRSKSSMCSPRNKWLTEWKPKYVNQ
- a CDS encoding UNC93-like protein, encoding MLDKNSNLYRVYRSTLTQAFIIGFLSFTQPGVWSAISGLGAGGLQTVKTANTSSAILFAVMFVFSPIFGILINKIGVRPVISIGTIGYVFWSAGLYKNSKDGSQALVLAGAAICGVSAAAFWTGEASVAILYPEQNQRGLFIGIWQVINKIGGLIAGAVTLSLNIKGNKSGSVGLNTYVGLMVIQCLGFPVSFLLSPPEKVIRKNGTVLKPSITNKTVKEEIKNLFRVLRRKEIIGLTPIFLSVVWFNTWQSNYITHHFTVRVRALNSLLTALIPGMTDVVAGLLLDTKFFRRSLKVKISWIVTVSLMTAFFIYSIIIQHQFDTNPEEGIDWTGNARFSRSFIPFQLFKISGELFFNWIYWVVGTYQFSSEEIPHVSAIIRSFESLGQTFAFVVGTTNDNDMTNLAVSAGAFFLSVVPATYVAFLATDDDIQSFAVDPVKSITESDEDSATGPEITPIQTKDKALLVETVRPLKDDSD